TCCAAAGGTTTTGATTTATGTCCGCCTTGTGCTCGACAATATTTCCAGGTTTTGGTTCAGATACTAACTAAATTGCCTGGATCGTGTTGCTCAAGCTATCCGGACAGAACTTTAAAGATTCGAAAGGAAGAAAAAGTATGTCTCATAAATATTTCATTATAGTGTTCAGTGCTTTGTTTTTATTTCTGGGATTGAGCACGGCCCAGGCTGTCATAGGCGAGGATGATGCCTATGTTTACTACACCTACCAGATTGAAGACGGCAGCTTGTGGGGAGGCGAAGTTTGGGAAAGATTCATGGAAGGTGACGGAATCTCAGCTGTCAGTAGCCTGTCGGATCCTTCCACCAATTATGCAGTTTCTGAAATCCGGCATTCATCTTTAGACTATATAAAAGGAGCTTGTGCTGAAGCCTCTTTTAGTAATGCTGCATATCCCGAAACTGTGTCAGGGGGATATGGCGTCAGCATTGCTGACGCTTATGTGGAAATTACTAAAACATTTGAAATCCAGCAAGCAGGCCAAGCGTCAGTCACATTTTCTTTGGAAGGATCGTTATCATCTTCAGGAATGTTGTCGGAAGCCGATTACGCCTTAGAGGTTTGGGATGAGTATGATGATGATATGCTTAACGCCGTTTATGTGGATGACTCGGTCCAAAATGGGATTATGCAGGTGAATGAATCCTTGCAGTTTTTTTATAACTTTGGTGAAGACGATATCGATCAATCGTTCGATGTAACTCTGGCACTTTATATTCGGGTCGTTGCGGGCAATGAATTTTTCGATGCGCAATCCGAAAATGGTGATTCCGAAGGCGTTGTGGATGGTTATGCTGTAGCAAATTTTTTAGAGACCTTGTCCTTTGATTCCATTACAGGCGGTATCGTGGCCGTTGGAGACGAAATCCCGCCGAGCGTCCCTGTCCCGGCCAGTGGAATTCTGCTTATTTCCGGCTTGATCGGCCTGGCCTCTTGCACACGGAAAAGGGCTGTTTGATTTAGGACCGCAGATGAAATAAAAGTATTCGTCTTAAAATTCTTAATAAGGGCTGTCTGACATGGGTCAGACAGCCCTTTGCGTTTGAGAAGAGATGGCGGACAATTGCTTTTAAGAGATACAAATGCTTCCGCACCTTTTATTGAGCAAAGCTAAACGAATCGCACCACTGCATGTAGATTGACATGAGATGAAAAGATTAGTCACCCAATTAATAACCCTAAAAACACATAAAAAATAAGGGTTTCCCTGATAGATATCTACTTAGGTTAATGATACAGAATAAACTAAATTGATATCAAGTTACATCATCTTTCGCTCGAATAGATTCTAAAGGAAAAAGGAGGACCCATGAATTTTTTTATAATACTTCTGCTACTCCTTACCGGCTGTACATCTAAATCCAGTTGACAACTTGCAATCAAAACTTAGTGACTGTCACGTACGGTTCTAAGGGTGGAAAGGGACTAAAAAGGCCCTGACCTATCCGATTGAACCGGAATATATACTCATTTTATGAGGAGGAAAGAGCATGCATATTCAGGA
Above is a window of uncultured Desulfobacter sp. DNA encoding:
- a CDS encoding VPLPA-CTERM sorting domain-containing protein; protein product: MSHKYFIIVFSALFLFLGLSTAQAVIGEDDAYVYYTYQIEDGSLWGGEVWERFMEGDGISAVSSLSDPSTNYAVSEIRHSSLDYIKGACAEASFSNAAYPETVSGGYGVSIADAYVEITKTFEIQQAGQASVTFSLEGSLSSSGMLSEADYALEVWDEYDDDMLNAVYVDDSVQNGIMQVNESLQFFYNFGEDDIDQSFDVTLALYIRVVAGNEFFDAQSENGDSEGVVDGYAVANFLETLSFDSITGGIVAVGDEIPPSVPVPASGILLISGLIGLASCTRKRAV